The Halomonas denitrificans genome window below encodes:
- a CDS encoding SDR family oxidoreductase gives MTAPVVILGANGGIGEALARRMAERGADLFLTARDADSLADLAEATGARTASLDVTDPDAVAEVLGQADSGDGIAGLAYCVGSIVLKPVKSATPEDYLDTFRLNTLGAVLSVKALEDGLKKAGGSVVLFSTVAVQQGFSNHTVISTAKGGVEGLTRALAAELAPEVRVNAIAPSITETGIAGKLLSSEQMAKGLANMHPRGRYGQPDDVAAMAAMLLGGDADWITGQVVAVDGGRGALRTRNQ, from the coding sequence ATGACTGCACCCGTAGTGATCCTGGGCGCCAACGGCGGCATCGGCGAGGCGCTGGCCCGCCGCATGGCCGAGCGCGGCGCCGACCTGTTCCTGACCGCGCGCGACGCCGACTCGCTGGCCGACCTGGCCGAAGCCACCGGCGCGCGCACCGCCTCGCTGGATGTTACCGACCCGGATGCGGTCGCCGAGGTGCTCGGCCAGGCCGACTCCGGCGACGGCATCGCCGGACTGGCCTACTGCGTCGGTTCGATCGTGCTCAAGCCGGTCAAGTCGGCCACTCCGGAGGACTACCTCGACACCTTCCGCTTGAACACGCTGGGCGCCGTACTCTCGGTCAAGGCGCTGGAGGACGGACTGAAGAAGGCCGGCGGCAGCGTGGTGCTGTTCTCCACCGTCGCCGTCCAGCAGGGCTTCTCCAATCACACGGTGATCAGCACCGCCAAGGGCGGCGTCGAGGGCCTGACCCGGGCGCTGGCGGCCGAGCTCGCGCCCGAGGTCCGGGTCAATGCCATCGCGCCGAGCATCACCGAGACCGGCATCGCCGGCAAGCTGCTTTCCAGCGAGCAGATGGCCAAGGGCCTGGCCAACATGCACCCGCGCGGCCGCTACGGCCAGCCGGACGACGTTGCGGCAATGGCCGCGATGCTGCTCGGCGGCGACGCCGACTGGATCACCGGCCAGGTCGTTGCCGTCGACGGGGGCCGGGGGGCGCTTCGCACGCGTAATCAGTGA
- a CDS encoding GPI inositol-deacylase translates to MAVDRTLPLHPEDLRGLSQLVIDGVIGVTDLAEHLHAAIALPLRPASSTRTLGIARGVYSSVRGITRLVGSGLDVALRPLASFTPAGTSPVRDDLRAVINGVFGDHLEAASNPLAIRPGLSLHGRRLTLDAPLHLENAPTSLVVFIHGLCLHPGHWERTATASEDAEGENGRERPSLPVLLGRRPKRAGLHFHYNSGRTIHANGRDLADALENLVKCWPQEVRTITLVGHSMGGLLARSAAHQGRVSDHRWTKSLRRIIALGSPHQGAPLERAGHLLDRLLGASRYSLPFVRLGGARSAGIVDLRHGRLLATGERPTLPSGTRLHLVAASRSSPEVRNPVGDGLVPVDSALFADAGEVPWITRRRIAACSHLGLMTHPDVLDHVRDLLGD, encoded by the coding sequence ATGGCCGTCGACCGAACGCTGCCGCTGCACCCCGAAGACCTTCGCGGCCTGAGCCAGCTGGTCATCGACGGCGTGATCGGGGTCACCGACCTGGCCGAGCACCTGCACGCGGCGATCGCCCTGCCGCTTCGCCCGGCATCCAGCACGCGGACCCTCGGCATCGCCCGCGGCGTCTATTCGTCGGTCCGGGGCATCACGCGGCTGGTCGGCAGCGGACTGGATGTCGCCCTCCGCCCCCTGGCGAGCTTCACGCCGGCCGGAACCTCGCCGGTCCGCGACGACCTGCGCGCGGTGATCAACGGTGTGTTCGGCGACCACCTGGAGGCCGCTTCGAACCCGCTGGCGATCCGGCCCGGGCTGAGCCTCCATGGCCGACGGCTGACGCTCGACGCGCCCCTGCACCTCGAGAACGCGCCCACGTCGCTGGTCGTGTTCATCCATGGCCTGTGCCTGCATCCCGGTCACTGGGAGCGCACCGCGACGGCATCGGAGGATGCCGAGGGCGAAAACGGGCGGGAGCGTCCGTCGCTGCCGGTTCTCCTGGGCCGGCGGCCTAAACGAGCTGGGCTGCACTTCCACTACAACTCGGGCCGGACCATCCATGCCAACGGCCGCGATCTCGCCGATGCACTGGAGAATCTCGTGAAGTGCTGGCCCCAGGAGGTTCGCACGATCACGCTCGTCGGCCACAGCATGGGCGGCTTGCTGGCGCGAAGCGCGGCGCACCAGGGGCGGGTCTCCGACCATCGCTGGACGAAGTCGCTGCGCCGGATCATCGCGCTGGGCTCACCGCACCAGGGAGCACCGCTGGAGCGGGCCGGGCATCTTCTCGATCGCCTCCTCGGCGCCTCGCGCTACAGCCTCCCGTTCGTCCGACTCGGCGGCGCGCGCAGCGCGGGCATTGTCGACCTGCGTCACGGCCGGCTCCTGGCGACCGGCGAGCGCCCGACGCTTCCCTCGGGCACCCGCCTGCACCTCGTGGCCGCGAGCCGCTCCAGCCCGGAGGTCCGGAACCCCGTCGGTGATGGCCTCGTGCCGGTCGACAGCGCGCTGTTTGCCGATGCCGGCGAAGTTCCCTGGATCACCCGTCGTCGCATTGCGGCGTGCAGCCACCTCGGCCTGATGACCCATCCCGACGTGCTCGACCACGTGCGGGACCTGCTGGGCGACTGA
- a CDS encoding DUF393 domain-containing protein — translation MSALDSTSVTVWYDGGCPLCVREIALMKKLDRDDNIRIVDVDKDGATCPIQRDLLLQRFHAREGEDGPLLDGAAAFAAMWRAVPSFRPLGLLARNRVVLWILERLYRLFLLFRPAIQWVAALLLGKRDPAVPAPK, via the coding sequence GTGAGCGCACTCGACTCGACGAGCGTGACGGTCTGGTACGACGGCGGGTGTCCGCTGTGCGTGCGCGAGATCGCCTTGATGAAGAAGCTGGACCGGGACGACAACATCCGGATCGTCGATGTCGACAAGGACGGCGCGACCTGTCCGATCCAGCGCGACCTGCTCCTGCAGCGCTTCCATGCCCGCGAAGGCGAGGACGGTCCGCTGCTCGACGGCGCGGCGGCCTTCGCCGCGATGTGGCGCGCCGTGCCCTCGTTCCGCCCGCTGGGCCTGCTGGCCCGGAACCGCGTGGTGCTGTGGATTCTCGAGCGGCTCTACCGTCTGTTTCTGCTCTTCCGCCCGGCCATCCAGTGGGTGGCGGCGCTGCTGCTCGGCAAGCGCGACCCGGCGGTGCCGGCGCCGAAGTAG
- a CDS encoding class II aldolase/adducin family protein, with product MIDEGYTKYSVNWQRAAPLPAARVEALDRCRRRLWRAGLVGHDEVHDVGYGNVSVRDVDLGGFVISGTQTGDIQATGPRHYSLVTDYSIEDNRVTCRGPVQASSEALTHAAIYELHPGIGAVVHVHSEPLWESLKGELPTTGEDVPYGTPEMAREFQRLYRETDFRSDGIAVMAGHDDGLIAYGHDVEQATRRIMQLFD from the coding sequence ATGATCGACGAGGGCTATACCAAGTACTCCGTGAACTGGCAGCGCGCCGCCCCCCTGCCGGCCGCGCGCGTCGAGGCGCTGGACCGCTGTCGTCGAAGGCTGTGGCGGGCCGGCCTGGTCGGCCACGACGAGGTGCACGACGTCGGCTACGGCAACGTGAGCGTGCGCGACGTGGACCTCGGCGGCTTCGTGATCAGCGGCACCCAGACCGGCGACATCCAGGCCACCGGGCCGCGTCACTACAGCCTGGTGACCGACTACTCGATCGAGGACAACCGGGTGACCTGCCGGGGCCCGGTGCAGGCCTCGAGCGAGGCGCTGACCCACGCCGCGATCTACGAGCTGCACCCGGGCATCGGCGCGGTCGTGCACGTCCATTCCGAGCCGCTGTGGGAATCGCTGAAGGGCGAACTTCCGACCACCGGCGAAGACGTGCCCTACGGCACGCCGGAGATGGCACGCGAGTTCCAGCGCCTGTACCGCGAGACCGATTTCCGCTCCGACGGCATCGCCGTGATGGCCGGTCACGACGACGGCCTGATCGCCTACGGCCACGACGTCGAACAGGCCACGCGCAGGATCATGCAGCTGTTCGATTGA
- a CDS encoding RNA polymerase sigma factor — MTDANDELLAIRCQLGEREAFDALIERYADRLRGYVWRVAANDAEVDDLVQDTWLRVLRGLPGLRDPARFRSWLFGIAHRVLVDRLRSRYAAPPEDSSDDADASLADGADLEQLHVDRDQVERGLSVLTPPDREAVWLYHFEQLTLDEIAGATSVPVGTVKSRLHRARKQMRRVLETNADDAGP, encoded by the coding sequence ATGACCGACGCCAACGACGAACTGCTCGCGATCCGCTGCCAGCTGGGCGAGCGCGAAGCCTTCGATGCACTGATCGAGCGCTACGCCGATCGGCTGCGCGGCTACGTTTGGCGCGTCGCGGCGAACGACGCCGAAGTCGACGACCTCGTGCAGGACACCTGGCTGCGGGTGCTGCGCGGACTACCGGGGCTGCGCGATCCGGCGCGGTTCCGTAGCTGGCTGTTCGGCATCGCCCACCGCGTGCTGGTCGACCGCCTGCGGTCGCGCTACGCCGCCCCGCCGGAGGACTCGAGCGATGACGCCGATGCGTCGCTGGCCGATGGCGCGGACCTCGAGCAGCTGCACGTCGACCGCGACCAGGTCGAGCGCGGCCTTTCGGTCCTGACGCCGCCGGACCGCGAGGCGGTCTGGCTGTACCACTTCGAGCAGCTGACCCTGGACGAGATCGCAGGCGCGACCTCCGTGCCGGTCGGCACGGTCAAGTCCAGGCTGCACCGGGCGCGCAAGCAGATGCGTCGGGTGCTGGAAACGAACGCCGACGACGCCGGCCCGTAG
- a CDS encoding glutathione S-transferase family protein: MSDLTFYTHPRSRGRIVRWMLHEVGADYDVEYVKYGETMSQEAYRKINPMGKVPAIRHGDATVTECAAICAYLADAFPDAGLAPPLDQRADYYRWLFYAAGPVESAIINAALGVELKPEQEGFVGYGNMRRVLDTLEGALSKSDYICGSTFTAADVYVASQIGFGLQFGTLEKRKAFETYVQRATDRDAHREANKLDDAAMAEHGQAD, encoded by the coding sequence ATGTCCGACCTGACCTTCTACACCCACCCCCGCTCGCGCGGTCGCATCGTGCGCTGGATGCTCCACGAAGTCGGCGCCGACTACGACGTCGAGTACGTGAAATACGGCGAGACCATGAGTCAGGAGGCGTACCGGAAGATCAACCCGATGGGCAAGGTCCCGGCGATCCGCCACGGCGACGCCACCGTCACCGAGTGCGCGGCGATCTGCGCCTACCTCGCCGACGCCTTCCCCGACGCCGGCCTCGCGCCGCCGCTGGACCAGCGCGCCGACTACTACCGCTGGCTGTTCTATGCCGCCGGCCCGGTCGAATCGGCCATCATCAATGCCGCGCTCGGCGTCGAACTGAAGCCCGAGCAGGAAGGCTTCGTCGGCTACGGCAACATGCGGCGCGTGCTCGACACGCTCGAGGGTGCGCTGTCGAAGTCCGACTACATCTGCGGTTCCACCTTCACCGCCGCCGACGTCTACGTCGCCTCGCAGATCGGCTTCGGCCTGCAGTTCGGCACCCTCGAGAAGCGGAAAGCCTTCGAGACCTACGTCCAGCGCGCCACCGACCGAGATGCGCATCGCGAGGCCAATAAGCTGGACGACGCGGCCATGGCCGAGCACGGCCAGGCGGACTGA
- a CDS encoding S9 family peptidase, giving the protein MRLTRLLFSLFLLVPAAPVLAQEDGLRPVTHEGVWLMKRIGSPVVSPEGTRAVVSVTEPSYEEDGDVSDLWLVAVDGSAEPRRLTATPGGESGVAWKPDGSAIAFSAKRSTEEDAQAQIHVLDMTGPGEAIAITALSTGASNPVWSPDGSMIAFESSVWPDAEGDEANAERKKAEEDDGINVSRYETFPIRYWDAWLDEKQTHLFVQAPEADAEPTNLLFGTRLVSSAGYRGGLNAAWTPDGEALVITATEHFDDAAHSVVHQRLYRVPVDGGEPVQLTEGEFSCTGAVFSPDGEHLYCSYEPETEHLYNHDEIARGEWTGERLDRLEVLTGDFDRSVNGFELSLDGQTLYFNAHEHGRTRLFAMPSGGGEVRSIDPDSRGVYGTPEAAGDRLVVGWESSAVPAEVVAVDPMTGERTRLTEFNAERAAGLDRPAFREFWFTSSKGREIHNWLALPPGFDENEQYPLVLFIHGGPFSSSLDADHVRWSPHLLASAGYVVLLTDYTGSVGYGAEFSRNIEGDPLKTPGEELIEAADVATERFDFIDPDRQAATGASYGGHLVNWLLATSDRFDVLVGHAGLVDLEGQYSTSDGIYHRERMNGGPPWGDSDVWTEQSPSTYADQFSTPTMLTIGELDYRVPVNQTIAAWSYLQRMQVPSRLLVFHDANHWIMKGPEAKYFWDEVHAWLAEYLQPDA; this is encoded by the coding sequence ATGCGACTGACTCGACTGCTGTTTTCCCTTTTCCTGCTCGTCCCTGCCGCGCCGGTGCTCGCGCAGGAAGACGGGCTGCGCCCGGTGACCCACGAAGGCGTGTGGCTGATGAAACGGATCGGTTCGCCGGTCGTCTCGCCGGAAGGGACGCGGGCCGTGGTGTCGGTGACGGAGCCGTCGTACGAAGAGGACGGCGACGTGTCGGACCTGTGGTTGGTCGCGGTCGACGGCAGCGCCGAGCCGCGGCGGCTGACGGCGACGCCCGGCGGCGAGAGCGGGGTCGCGTGGAAGCCCGACGGGTCGGCGATCGCGTTCTCGGCCAAGCGCAGCACCGAGGAGGACGCGCAGGCGCAGATCCACGTGCTGGACATGACCGGCCCGGGCGAGGCGATCGCCATCACGGCCCTCTCGACCGGCGCGTCGAACCCGGTGTGGTCGCCGGACGGATCGATGATCGCCTTCGAGAGCTCGGTCTGGCCCGATGCGGAGGGCGACGAGGCGAATGCCGAGCGCAAGAAGGCCGAGGAGGACGACGGAATCAACGTGTCGCGCTACGAGACCTTCCCGATCCGCTACTGGGATGCCTGGCTGGACGAGAAGCAGACGCACCTGTTCGTGCAGGCGCCGGAGGCCGATGCGGAGCCGACGAACCTGCTGTTCGGCACGAGACTGGTCTCGAGTGCGGGCTACCGCGGCGGACTGAACGCGGCCTGGACGCCGGATGGTGAGGCGCTGGTCATCACGGCGACCGAGCACTTCGACGACGCGGCGCATTCGGTGGTCCACCAGCGGCTGTACCGCGTTCCGGTCGACGGCGGCGAGCCGGTCCAGCTGACGGAAGGCGAATTCAGCTGCACCGGCGCGGTCTTCTCGCCCGACGGCGAGCACCTGTACTGCAGCTACGAGCCGGAGACCGAGCACCTGTACAACCACGACGAGATCGCGCGCGGCGAGTGGACGGGAGAGCGCCTCGATCGTCTCGAAGTGCTGACCGGCGACTTCGACCGCTCGGTCAACGGGTTCGAACTTTCGCTGGACGGCCAGACGCTCTACTTCAACGCCCACGAGCACGGCCGCACGCGCCTGTTCGCGATGCCCTCGGGCGGGGGCGAAGTGCGCTCGATCGACCCGGACTCGCGCGGCGTCTACGGCACGCCCGAGGCCGCGGGCGATCGGCTCGTCGTCGGCTGGGAGAGCTCGGCGGTGCCGGCCGAGGTAGTGGCCGTCGATCCCATGACCGGCGAACGCACCCGCCTGACGGAGTTCAACGCCGAGCGCGCGGCGGGCCTGGATCGACCGGCCTTCCGCGAGTTCTGGTTCACCTCCTCGAAGGGCCGCGAGATCCACAACTGGCTGGCCCTGCCGCCGGGCTTCGACGAGAACGAGCAGTACCCGCTGGTGCTGTTCATCCACGGTGGCCCGTTCAGCTCGTCCCTGGACGCCGACCACGTTCGCTGGAGCCCGCACCTGCTGGCCTCCGCCGGTTACGTGGTGCTGTTGACCGACTACACCGGTTCGGTCGGCTACGGGGCGGAGTTCTCGCGCAACATCGAGGGCGACCCGCTGAAGACGCCCGGCGAGGAACTGATCGAGGCGGCCGACGTCGCCACCGAGCGCTTCGACTTCATCGACCCGGACCGCCAGGCCGCGACCGGCGCCAGCTACGGCGGGCACCTGGTCAACTGGCTGCTGGCGACGTCGGATCGCTTCGACGTGCTGGTCGGCCACGCGGGGCTGGTGGACCTGGAAGGCCAGTACTCGACGAGCGACGGCATCTACCACCGCGAGCGCATGAACGGCGGCCCGCCTTGGGGCGACAGCGACGTGTGGACCGAACAGAGCCCGTCGACCTACGCCGACCAGTTCTCGACCCCGACGATGCTGACCATCGGCGAGCTCGATTATCGCGTACCGGTCAACCAGACGATCGCTGCCTGGTCGTACCTGCAGAGGATGCAGGTGCCGTCGCGGCTGCTCGTGTTCCACGATGCCAACCACTGGATCATGAAGGGGCCGGAGGCGAAGTACTTCTGGGACGAAGTGCACGCCTGGCTGGCGGAGTACCTGCAGCCCGACGCGTAG
- a CDS encoding GIY-YIG nuclease family protein, translating into MEFGRFVVYILASRRYGTLYIGVTRDLVARLEAHRNGAVKGFTRTHRVHRLIHVEYFSTAVEAIAREKQLKAWKHWWKVQLIEQRNPYWVDLSDRL; encoded by the coding sequence ATGGAGTTCGGTCGCTTTGTCGTGTACATCCTCGCCAGCCGACGTTACGGCACGCTCTACATCGGCGTGACGCGGGATCTCGTCGCACGCCTCGAAGCTCATCGAAACGGTGCGGTCAAGGGGTTCACGCGGACGCATCGCGTTCATCGACTAATTCACGTGGAGTACTTCTCGACCGCCGTCGAGGCGATTGCGCGGGAGAAGCAGTTGAAGGCCTGGAAACATTGGTGGAAGGTGCAGCTGATCGAACAGAGGAATCCGTATTGGGTGGATCTTTCGGATCGGCTTTGA
- a CDS encoding acyltransferase family protein, producing MNATRSAASSLPNPGPPSTAARRHDIDALRVLAFALLILYHCGMFYVADWGWHVKSQYTADWLKFPMVLVNQWRLELLFLISGTVVHFLLDKVSGPRFAWLRTKRLLVPLLFGMAVIVPPQAWLQAQANGAWSGGYLDFLAAYFTLRPWPDGAFDGSEIGVTWNHLWFLPYLLTYTLLLALLLPALRSGFVQRAIARLRGVRGAWLFVLPVVPFVAIKAVWGDAPQTNAFFNDPQGHATYCTAFFIGYLLGRSDGPWGELVRLRWAALPLAAASYLALLAIWFLGLERIGWVDIASGFVQSFNLWFWLVAVLGWGAYALNRPFRGLAYATEAVVSWYILHQTLTVLIGAGLTPYALGPVVEPLLVVGGTVLGCLVLHEYVVRRVRWLRPLFGLKPIGAPGIAREVAVPGPAARGTCE from the coding sequence ATGAACGCGACTCGAAGCGCCGCCAGCAGTCTACCCAACCCCGGTCCGCCATCGACGGCGGCCCGTCGCCACGACATCGACGCGCTGCGCGTGCTGGCCTTCGCGCTGCTGATCCTCTACCACTGCGGCATGTTCTATGTCGCTGATTGGGGCTGGCACGTCAAGTCGCAGTACACGGCCGACTGGCTGAAGTTTCCGATGGTGCTGGTGAACCAATGGCGCCTCGAACTGCTGTTCCTGATCTCGGGCACGGTCGTCCATTTCCTGCTCGACAAGGTGTCGGGTCCGCGCTTCGCCTGGCTTCGGACGAAGCGACTGCTGGTCCCGCTGCTGTTCGGCATGGCGGTGATCGTGCCGCCGCAGGCCTGGTTGCAGGCCCAGGCCAACGGCGCGTGGAGTGGCGGCTACCTGGACTTCCTGGCCGCCTACTTCACCCTCCGGCCCTGGCCGGACGGGGCCTTCGACGGCTCGGAGATCGGCGTGACCTGGAACCACCTCTGGTTCCTGCCCTACCTGCTGACCTACACGCTGCTGCTGGCGCTGCTGCTACCGGCGCTGCGGTCGGGCTTCGTGCAACGCGCCATCGCGCGGCTGCGGGGGGTGCGTGGGGCGTGGCTGTTCGTGCTGCCGGTGGTGCCGTTCGTGGCCATCAAGGCGGTCTGGGGCGACGCGCCGCAGACCAACGCGTTCTTCAACGACCCGCAGGGCCACGCGACCTACTGCACCGCGTTCTTCATCGGCTATCTGCTCGGCCGCAGCGACGGGCCCTGGGGCGAACTGGTCCGGCTCCGGTGGGCGGCGCTGCCGCTGGCGGCGGCCAGCTACCTGGCGCTGCTCGCGATCTGGTTCCTGGGCCTGGAGCGGATCGGCTGGGTGGACATCGCCAGCGGCTTCGTCCAGAGCTTCAATCTGTGGTTCTGGCTGGTCGCGGTGCTGGGCTGGGGGGCGTACGCGTTGAACCGGCCGTTCCGCGGGCTGGCCTACGCCACCGAGGCGGTGGTGTCGTGGTACATCCTGCACCAGACGCTGACGGTGCTGATCGGTGCCGGGCTGACGCCGTACGCGCTCGGCCCGGTGGTCGAGCCGCTGCTGGTCGTCGGCGGCACGGTGCTGGGTTGCCTGGTGCTGCACGAATACGTTGTCCGCCGCGTGCGGTGGTTGCGGCCGCTGTTCGGGCTCAAGCCGATCGGCGCGCCGGGTATCGCGCGGGAGGTGGCGGTGCCGGGTCCGGCCGCCCGGGGCACCTGCGAGTGA
- a CDS encoding LytTR family transcriptional regulator, whose amino-acid sequence MTLDDWQRHETRNTALLWTGFFVVQTTANIAIIRADLARIALDYPLWAVLTAEISSAAVLLALIPVLLAFDRRFPIQPPNLLQHAAAHLLFTVPWSALHVAAMVALRKLVWAARGQTYEFGPLLGEFGYEYLKDVRTYSAILAIVYLYRFVIRRLRGEAKFVPEGHAPDGDPDNDTTRAPDRFLVKMLGKEFLVRVDDIDWIEAAGNYVTLHVGSKPYMLRETMASIETRLADRGFARVHRSAIVRLDRVDHIEPFDTGDARAHMTSGAQVPVSRSYRQQLKERLA is encoded by the coding sequence ATGACGCTCGACGATTGGCAGCGACACGAGACCCGCAACACGGCCCTGCTGTGGACCGGGTTCTTCGTCGTCCAGACCACCGCCAACATCGCCATCATCCGCGCCGACCTCGCGCGGATCGCGCTCGATTACCCGCTGTGGGCGGTACTGACCGCCGAGATCAGCTCGGCCGCCGTGCTGCTGGCGCTGATCCCCGTGCTGCTGGCCTTCGACCGGCGCTTTCCGATCCAGCCGCCGAACCTGCTCCAGCACGCCGCGGCCCACCTGCTGTTCACCGTGCCCTGGTCGGCCCTGCACGTGGCCGCCATGGTGGCGCTGCGCAAGCTGGTCTGGGCCGCGCGCGGCCAGACCTACGAGTTCGGCCCGCTGCTCGGCGAGTTCGGCTACGAGTACCTGAAGGACGTGCGGACCTACTCGGCGATCCTGGCCATCGTGTACCTCTATCGCTTCGTGATCCGGCGGCTGCGAGGCGAGGCGAAGTTCGTGCCCGAGGGGCACGCGCCCGACGGCGACCCGGACAACGACACGACGCGCGCGCCGGACCGCTTCCTGGTCAAGATGCTGGGCAAGGAGTTCCTGGTCCGCGTCGACGACATCGACTGGATCGAGGCCGCCGGCAACTACGTCACCCTGCATGTCGGAAGCAAGCCCTACATGCTGCGCGAGACCATGGCCTCGATCGAGACCCGCCTGGCCGATCGCGGCTTCGCCCGCGTCCACCGCTCCGCCATCGTCCGCCTCGATCGCGTCGACCACATCGAACCCTTCGACACCGGCGACGCCCGTGCCCACATGACCAGCGGCGCGCAGGTCCCGGTCAGCCGCAGCTACCGGCAGCAGCTGAAGGAGCGCCTGGCGTGA
- a CDS encoding LytTR family transcriptional regulator — MNLLGALAPFRGLAAARLSRTTSAELLTLAGATVVALLVYCVGHATLTAEPLMFGRSLAWSLAHGAGLAALLAGARSAERVDRAWMLPISLVVGLGTSTAVLMMGGRLLAGAWLLPDYVTSTTYAAGAVALTWLVRPGPASERVLLVDFGTARERIAMGSILAAHGARNYAELHLVDDPRPALVRSTLSGLENECGGQLVRVQRSWLVNPDHLERLLQGPRGTLRIQLKGGLEVPVSARYAEAVRSDPRFVPARADSSPEAGREAV, encoded by the coding sequence GTGAACCTGCTCGGCGCGCTGGCGCCGTTTCGCGGCCTGGCTGCCGCACGACTGAGCCGCACGACCTCGGCCGAGCTCCTGACCCTGGCCGGCGCGACCGTCGTGGCCCTTCTGGTGTATTGCGTGGGCCACGCCACCCTGACCGCCGAGCCGCTGATGTTCGGCCGCTCCCTGGCCTGGTCGCTGGCGCACGGCGCCGGGCTGGCAGCGCTGCTGGCCGGTGCGCGATCCGCCGAGCGCGTCGATCGAGCCTGGATGCTGCCGATCTCGCTCGTCGTCGGGTTGGGCACGAGTACGGCCGTGCTGATGATGGGAGGCCGGCTGCTCGCCGGCGCGTGGCTGCTTCCCGACTACGTCACGTCCACGACCTACGCCGCTGGCGCAGTCGCGCTGACCTGGCTGGTCCGACCCGGCCCCGCGTCGGAGCGTGTGCTGCTGGTCGACTTCGGAACCGCGCGCGAGCGGATCGCGATGGGCTCGATCCTGGCCGCCCACGGGGCTCGCAACTACGCCGAACTGCACCTGGTCGACGATCCCCGCCCGGCCCTGGTCCGCAGCACCCTGTCCGGACTGGAGAACGAGTGCGGGGGCCAACTGGTCCGCGTCCAGCGATCCTGGCTGGTCAACCCGGACCACCTGGAGCGGCTGCTCCAGGGGCCACGCGGCACGCTTCGGATCCAATTGAAGGGCGGGCTCGAAGTCCCCGTCAGCGCCCGCTACGCCGAGGCCGTCCGATCCGACCCGCGCTTCGTCCCGGCCCGTGCCGATTCGTCCCCGGAGGCTGGACGCGAAGCGGTCTGA
- a CDS encoding nuclear transport factor 2 family protein, giving the protein MTAPCTRATILVAALLLILPPAAPAAGLDDPGAQGPGPAERRDAPHRPSPGPATDEDLLRTLKTETWPRAYRTRDVALLESILAEEFVLIDANGGITDRRTELSTLPDYRWTHDHFDYRIDHLEIIDHHTAIVAGTGEAHGTRDGTPYCLSYRSSNVLVRRDESWRAVLSHVSGVDTGCEDTD; this is encoded by the coding sequence ATGACCGCACCCTGCACCCGCGCCACGATCCTCGTCGCCGCACTTCTGCTGATCCTCCCCCCGGCCGCGCCGGCCGCCGGACTCGACGACCCCGGAGCCCAGGGCCCCGGTCCGGCAGAACGCCGCGACGCGCCCCATCGCCCATCCCCGGGCCCAGCGACCGACGAAGACCTCCTCCGCACCCTGAAGACCGAAACCTGGCCGCGCGCCTACCGGACCCGGGATGTCGCGCTGCTGGAATCGATCCTGGCCGAGGAGTTCGTGCTGATCGACGCCAACGGCGGCATCACCGACCGCCGCACGGAGCTGTCGACCCTGCCCGACTATCGCTGGACCCACGATCACTTCGACTACCGCATCGATCACCTGGAAATCATCGACCACCACACCGCCATCGTCGCCGGCACAGGAGAGGCCCATGGCACGCGCGACGGCACGCCCTATTGCCTGAGCTATCGCTCCAGCAACGTCCTGGTCCGGAGAGACGAAAGCTGGCGCGCCGTCCTGTCGCATGTCTCCGGCGTCGACACCGGGTGCGAGGACACCGACTGA